A window of candidate division KSB1 bacterium contains these coding sequences:
- the dnaE gene encoding DNA polymerase III subunit alpha, with translation MFLDKLKGQPNVFAELVQSDHYRTVQNWAEANNVPTVATNNIHFADKEGYSKFQVLCAIRDNTTLDQADLGEITSSHYLKSAARMQTLFKENPTALKNSYLIAKQCSGYFIDLQFIFPEITGGQGESANKLLYEKVLNGIYNRYGMLSTEIQKRLDYEYEIIIQKHFASYFLVVADIVQQAPRTCGRGSAAASLVSYALGITHVDPVKYNFFFERFLNPGRIEPPDIDVDFPWDERDNILAYIFKKFGVENAAMIANHITFKARSCVREVAKVYGMPDEEISRITKKMSGIGQPDNLTYIIHSHPAFRNIKLVDPWPEILRTAETIRDYPRYLSVHCGGVVIAPDGLSRHVPLQPATRGLVFKREDQETLQTVSSSLEKDQKLYTIQWEKDQTEDYGLVKIDILGNRSLAVIRDSLTAVKTNYNIDIDYQTWSPLQDIATAELLGRGETMGVFYVESPAMRQLQIKTGAGDFEHLVIHSSIIRPAANEYVNEYIRRLKGGRFTYLHPSLKVLRETYGIMIYQEDVSRVVMAMADFTAHEADDLRKVISKKHQKKKLGDYRQKFFDNAQYRGVSVDICEKVWNMIMSFSGYSFCKPHSASYAMVSFKSAYLRAHYPAEFMAAVISNQGGYYSTFAYISESRRMELTVLMPDINHSLLEYHGKDRTIRVGFMQIKALKHESIRKIVNERHRNGLYRSFRDFTERTRLKSHDISLLIKSGCFDNLEPAYTRPQLLWMLKLNSKYKQNVSLFTARDLKEEVPPIKEFDEKTKLNHEIELFGMMISQHPLSLYQEQLGKLHLIPSDSFHKHINKPIRAAGWYITGKVTGTKHDRLMQFSSFEDLSGLYETTLFPKAFETFKHMLDKNRVFLLKGKVISHYGALSINVEAISYL, from the coding sequence ATGTTTTTGGATAAGCTAAAGGGACAACCAAATGTTTTTGCAGAACTTGTACAGTCTGACCATTACCGGACTGTTCAAAATTGGGCCGAGGCTAACAATGTTCCCACAGTAGCAACCAATAATATTCATTTTGCAGACAAGGAAGGATATAGTAAATTTCAGGTACTTTGCGCAATACGCGACAATACCACACTGGATCAAGCGGATTTGGGAGAAATAACGAGTAGTCATTATCTAAAATCTGCAGCCAGGATGCAGACTCTTTTCAAAGAAAATCCTACGGCATTAAAAAACAGTTATTTGATAGCAAAACAGTGTTCCGGCTATTTTATTGATTTGCAATTTATTTTTCCCGAGATCACGGGGGGGCAGGGCGAATCTGCGAACAAATTGTTGTACGAAAAAGTTTTAAATGGAATTTATAACCGATATGGAATGCTGTCAACTGAAATTCAAAAACGCCTTGATTATGAGTATGAAATTATTATTCAGAAACATTTTGCCTCTTATTTTTTGGTTGTTGCGGATATTGTTCAGCAGGCACCTCGTACATGCGGTCGAGGTTCTGCTGCTGCCAGTCTTGTAAGCTATGCTTTAGGCATAACCCACGTTGATCCAGTCAAATACAATTTTTTCTTTGAGCGATTTCTAAATCCGGGTCGTATTGAACCGCCCGATATTGATGTAGATTTTCCATGGGATGAACGCGATAACATTCTTGCCTATATTTTTAAAAAATTCGGAGTGGAAAATGCAGCAATGATCGCTAATCATATCACATTTAAAGCAAGATCCTGTGTTCGAGAAGTTGCAAAAGTCTATGGTATGCCGGATGAGGAGATTAGCCGGATTACAAAAAAAATGTCCGGAATAGGGCAGCCGGATAATTTGACTTATATTATACATAGTCATCCCGCGTTTAGAAACATCAAGCTTGTGGATCCCTGGCCGGAGATATTACGCACTGCCGAAACAATTCGGGACTATCCCAGATATCTTTCAGTGCATTGTGGTGGGGTCGTCATAGCGCCGGATGGTTTATCGCGGCATGTACCACTTCAGCCGGCAACCCGCGGATTGGTTTTTAAGCGTGAAGATCAGGAAACACTCCAGACTGTGTCATCATCGCTGGAAAAAGATCAAAAATTATACACGATCCAATGGGAAAAAGATCAAACTGAAGATTATGGACTGGTTAAAATTGATATCCTGGGAAACCGGTCGCTTGCTGTCATTCGGGATAGTCTTACAGCTGTGAAAACCAATTATAATATCGATATTGATTATCAAACCTGGTCACCGCTGCAGGATATAGCCACAGCAGAACTACTGGGTCGGGGTGAAACAATGGGGGTGTTTTATGTTGAATCACCGGCGATGCGTCAGCTGCAAATAAAAACGGGTGCAGGCGATTTCGAACATCTTGTCATTCACAGTTCAATCATACGTCCTGCTGCCAATGAATATGTCAATGAATATATTCGGCGTTTAAAAGGGGGGAGGTTTACTTATCTTCATCCTTCACTTAAAGTACTACGTGAAACATATGGTATAATGATTTATCAAGAAGATGTTTCGCGTGTTGTAATGGCTATGGCTGATTTCACCGCTCATGAAGCGGATGACTTGCGTAAGGTTATTTCAAAGAAACACCAAAAGAAAAAGCTCGGAGATTATAGACAAAAATTTTTTGACAATGCACAATATCGTGGTGTTTCTGTTGATATTTGTGAAAAAGTATGGAATATGATCATGAGTTTTTCCGGATATAGTTTTTGCAAACCTCATAGCGCATCCTATGCCATGGTATCTTTTAAATCGGCTTATCTGCGTGCTCATTATCCTGCAGAATTTATGGCTGCTGTCATTTCAAATCAGGGAGGTTATTACTCTACTTTTGCTTACATCTCTGAATCCAGAAGAATGGAATTAACTGTATTGATGCCGGATATTAATCACAGCTTGCTGGAATATCATGGTAAAGACCGCACTATACGCGTTGGTTTCATGCAGATAAAGGCGCTAAAACATGAAAGCATTAGAAAAATAGTCAATGAACGTCATAGAAATGGATTGTACCGCTCATTCAGGGATTTTACAGAGCGGACTCGTTTGAAAAGCCATGATATTTCATTATTAATCAAATCCGGATGTTTCGACAATCTGGAACCAGCTTATACGCGTCCACAGCTATTGTGGATGTTGAAATTGAATTCAAAATACAAACAGAATGTGTCTTTATTTACTGCTCGGGATTTAAAAGAAGAGGTTCCACCGATCAAAGAATTTGATGAGAAAACAAAGTTAAATCACGAAATCGAATTATTTGGAATGATGATTTCGCAGCATCCTCTTAGTTTGTATCAGGAACAGCTTGGTAAATTGCATTTAATACCTTCAGATTCTTTTCATAAGCATATTAACAAACCCATTAGAGCGGCCGGTTGGTATATTACCGGCAAGGTGACAGGGACCAAGCATGACAGATTAATGCAGTTCAGTAGTTTTGAAGATCTTTCAGGTCTCTATGAAACGACTTTGTTTCCAAAAGCGTTTGAAACATTTAAACACATGCTGGATAAAAACCGGGTTTTTCTTTTAAAAGGAAAAGTGATCAGTCATTATGGAGCTTTGAGTATCAATGTCGAAGCGATTTCGTATCTTTGA
- a CDS encoding RNA pseudouridine synthase, which yields MLDLNILYSDNHILAVNKPPGILVQGDMTGDLSLFEEAKRYIKVKYHKSGNVYLALLHRIDRPVSGVVLFSRTSKSAARLSKQLREKKILKNYHAIIHGHIEKNGFFKDYMIRKKVNSYIVQSGNNAKVAELSFKRKASDGKQSLVEILLRTGRHHQIRVQFAHRGHPVVGDFRYGSNRKFPLRSLALHAHSIEFEHPTLKNALTLKLNVLKTGTTI from the coding sequence ATGCTTGATCTAAACATTCTATACAGTGACAATCATATTTTAGCTGTAAATAAACCGCCGGGTATCCTGGTTCAGGGAGATATGACCGGAGACCTATCGCTGTTTGAGGAAGCGAAACGCTATATCAAGGTAAAGTATCATAAATCTGGTAATGTATATCTGGCATTATTACATCGGATAGACCGGCCGGTATCCGGGGTTGTTTTATTTTCAAGAACATCAAAATCGGCGGCAAGATTGTCAAAACAATTGCGTGAGAAGAAAATATTAAAAAATTATCATGCAATCATCCATGGACATATCGAGAAAAATGGTTTTTTTAAGGACTATATGATCAGGAAAAAGGTCAACAGTTACATTGTACAGTCGGGGAATAATGCAAAAGTGGCAGAATTATCGTTCAAACGTAAAGCTTCTGATGGGAAACAATCATTAGTGGAAATCCTTTTACGCACCGGCCGGCATCATCAGATCAGAGTACAGTTTGCGCACAGAGGTCATCCGGTTGTCGGGGATTTTCGATATGGTTCTAACCGAAAATTTCCTCTACGATCCCTGGCTCTGCATGCGCATTCGATAGAATTTGAACACCCAACATTAAAAAACGCATTAACATTAAAGCTGAATGTCCTAAAAACTGGGACGACTATCTAA
- the galE gene encoding UDP-glucose 4-epimerase GalE, protein METIFVTGGAGYIGSHTCVELLNAGYHVIVADNLYNSKKQALKRVQDITGKKPTFYQTDLRDFEGLLHIFSTHKIDAVIHFAGLKAVGESTAYPLFYYENNVSGTITLCKAMQEQNIKNIVFSSSATVYGEPETVPIKETAVLTATNPYGRTKLMIEQILRDIYHSDTEWNAAVLRYFNPVGAHPSGKIGEDPTGIPNNLMPYIAQVAIGRLDHLSVFGNDYPTRDGTGVRDYIHVVDLARGHLKALEKLNSNPGYEPYNLGTGKGYSVLEMVDAFEKACDRKIKYKFAPRRSGDISECFADSQKAQNELNWQAEYSIYDMCKDTWRWQQGNPNGYE, encoded by the coding sequence TTGGAAACAATATTTGTGACAGGCGGTGCTGGATATATCGGCAGTCATACTTGTGTTGAGTTGTTAAATGCCGGTTATCATGTCATCGTTGCCGACAATCTCTATAACAGCAAGAAGCAAGCTTTAAAACGTGTTCAGGACATAACCGGCAAAAAACCGACATTTTACCAAACCGACTTGCGGGACTTTGAAGGGCTTTTGCATATATTTTCAACTCATAAAATTGATGCGGTTATTCATTTTGCCGGTTTGAAAGCAGTGGGTGAATCTACAGCGTATCCATTATTCTATTATGAAAACAATGTGTCCGGTACCATAACTCTCTGCAAGGCCATGCAGGAGCAAAATATTAAAAATATAGTATTTAGCTCATCAGCGACTGTATACGGAGAGCCGGAAACCGTACCCATTAAAGAAACTGCAGTCCTGACGGCTACCAATCCTTACGGCCGTACAAAGCTGATGATTGAACAGATTCTCAGGGATATATATCATAGCGATACTGAATGGAATGCAGCTGTATTGCGGTATTTTAATCCGGTCGGAGCGCATCCCAGTGGAAAAATTGGTGAAGATCCGACCGGCATTCCGAATAATCTGATGCCATATATTGCCCAGGTTGCTATTGGCAGATTGGATCATTTGTCTGTATTTGGAAATGATTATCCAACCCGTGACGGCACCGGAGTTCGGGATTATATACATGTTGTAGATCTTGCGCGCGGACATCTCAAAGCGCTTGAAAAATTGAACAGCAATCCCGGATATGAACCTTATAATTTGGGAACAGGCAAAGGCTACAGCGTGTTGGAAATGGTAGACGCTTTTGAAAAAGCCTGCGACAGGAAAATTAAATATAAATTTGCACCAAGACGCTCTGGCGATATTTCAGAATGTTTTGCAGATTCTCAAAAGGCGCAAAATGAATTGAATTGGCAGGCAGAATACTCTATTTACGACATGTGCAAAGACACATGGCGATGGCAGCAAGGTAATCCGAATGGTTATGAATAA
- a CDS encoding tetratricopeptide repeat protein translates to MATNNNQQKSKIVKVQFSQDDFIRLYPELSNEDIKEFIRDQFQGAAQSFRVQLIHDTIEILWGIPREYSEADELNKEALEFARAQKYKEAFEKWKQAIEINPVDPDFHYNIGLAFFQVGHFDQGIEYCQETIEICPVYYKAYFVLGSLYSRKRQYVEAEQILLKALMFNPKNVNGLVNLGAVYSVLKENDKAKKWFEKALQYSPDELKAYFGLGKLYAAEKDYENANRCLKAVIKLDPESTMGMLAKRSIHTLDKTDQNELKSASKEFSPEMDSKQQPEDIDIDQVLAQGYHYYIENQIDKAVEKYTVYLKHEKNDADIWASLASCYYRLQNFGKGVKCIQRAIQLNPGRPYYYKLLAMLYDVTDQPADAGSAAQKAFSLGKRDSVVLTLLAIAKKEKHFTESTQLLQEAVSLDGNNLKARYHLGTVLIEDNQHEAAYQQFEEILWSDIESPIKADARKQLKLDH, encoded by the coding sequence ATGGCTACAAACAATAATCAGCAAAAAAGCAAAATTGTTAAAGTTCAATTCAGTCAGGATGACTTTATTCGGCTTTACCCTGAACTTTCAAATGAAGACATCAAGGAGTTTATCCGGGATCAGTTTCAGGGAGCTGCACAATCCTTCCGTGTGCAATTGATTCATGACACGATTGAAATTCTCTGGGGAATACCCAGAGAATATTCAGAGGCGGATGAACTCAATAAAGAGGCTCTTGAATTTGCGAGAGCCCAAAAATATAAAGAAGCGTTTGAAAAATGGAAACAGGCCATTGAAATTAACCCGGTTGATCCTGATTTTCACTATAATATTGGACTGGCCTTTTTCCAGGTCGGTCATTTTGATCAGGGTATCGAATATTGTCAGGAAACCATAGAAATTTGTCCGGTTTATTACAAGGCTTATTTTGTATTGGGCAGTCTGTATTCGAGGAAGCGCCAATATGTTGAAGCAGAACAGATTTTGCTAAAGGCTTTGATGTTCAATCCGAAAAATGTCAATGGTCTGGTCAATCTGGGCGCCGTGTATAGTGTTCTAAAAGAAAATGACAAGGCCAAAAAGTGGTTTGAAAAAGCCCTGCAATACTCACCCGATGAACTAAAAGCTTATTTTGGCCTGGGAAAACTTTACGCTGCTGAGAAGGACTATGAAAATGCAAACCGATGCCTTAAAGCTGTTATCAAACTTGATCCTGAAAGCACTATGGGCATGCTGGCAAAGCGGTCAATTCATACACTGGATAAAACTGACCAGAACGAATTGAAATCAGCGAGTAAAGAGTTTTCACCAGAGATGGATTCGAAACAACAGCCTGAGGACATCGATATCGATCAGGTATTGGCTCAGGGATACCATTATTATATAGAAAATCAAATTGATAAAGCTGTTGAAAAATATACCGTTTATCTTAAACATGAGAAAAATGATGCAGATATCTGGGCATCATTGGCATCATGTTATTACAGGCTGCAAAACTTTGGCAAAGGCGTAAAATGCATTCAGCGTGCTATACAACTTAATCCGGGAAGACCGTATTATTACAAATTGCTGGCCATGCTGTACGATGTTACTGATCAGCCTGCAGATGCCGGCAGCGCGGCTCAAAAGGCATTTTCGCTCGGTAAACGGGACAGTGTTGTCCTGACGCTTTTGGCGATAGCCAAAAAGGAAAAACATTTCACAGAGAGCACACAATTGCTACAAGAAGCTGTATCATTGGATGGGAATAATCTCAAAGCCAGGTATCATTTAGGGACGGTGTTGATTGAGGACAATCAACACGAAGCCGCATATCAACAATTTGAAGAAATTTTATGGAGCGATATAGAATCGCCGATCAAGGCAGACGCGCGTAAGCAATTAAAGTTAGATCATTAA